The genomic window TGCTACAAATGCTTTCATGAGAAATGCTATCCTGGGAGACTATTGTGTGCTTGTTCAGTTCTTTATTTTAGTAATTTTATGGAGGTAATGGCAGATTAATGAGGTTTCGGTCAAAATGGGATCTGAATGCGAAATCACCCAGGCATGTGGGGAATTATTAATATAGACGAACGCCAAAATATACAGTAATGCATTTATGCTTTCAACAAAAGGCGAATATAAATCCTGGGAAATAACAGAAGCAGTTTTACCTGTAGCGTCCAGCCAAGAAGAAGCTGAGGACACATTAACAGAAGCAAATGTAGCGACGCTCACAAAATTTTCCGGTCATTATCAAGATTTTATGGAAATGCCTGCCCCAGTAGAGAAGGTTGCTGAGTATCTCAATGCTCACGCCTCATGGTTTTGTCGTTGCGCTGAACCCATGAAGGTGGAATCACTTGGGGAAAATGGCTATGCTTTAGTAATTGGTCGTTTTGGTGCTTTTGGTTATGAAGTAGAACCAAAAATTGGTTTGGAATTGTTGCCCCCAGACGAAAGTATTTACCGCATCCGTACAATCCCCATTCCTGATTACCAAGCGCCTGGTTATGACGTAGACTATAAGGCATCTCTACAGCTAATAGAAAACGATGCTTGCAGTAGCGGCGAGGTAACGAGAGTTGAATGGGAATTAGATTTAATAGTTGATTTGCACTTTCCCCGATTTATTCAGCGATTACCTAAGTCTATAATTCAATCTACA from Nostoc sp. UHCC 0926 includes these protein-coding regions:
- a CDS encoding DUF1997 domain-containing protein, with the translated sequence MLSTKGEYKSWEITEAVLPVASSQEEAEDTLTEANVATLTKFSGHYQDFMEMPAPVEKVAEYLNAHASWFCRCAEPMKVESLGENGYALVIGRFGAFGYEVEPKIGLELLPPDESIYRIRTIPIPDYQAPGYDVDYKASLQLIENDACSSGEVTRVEWELDLIVDLHFPRFIQRLPKSIIQSTGDRLLNQIVRQVSRRLTRKVQEDFHKSLEIPFAANSKQKQ